The sequence CGAGGACCGTCTGGTGGGTGAGATGGCGGTCCGGTTGTGTTTCAGCGCGCTGGTCGACGCGGACTTTCTGGACACTGCCGCGCACTTCGCCGGCTTGCCGGCGCCGCGGGTGCGCCCGGAGGCGGACCTGGGGGTGTTGTACGAGCGGTTCACCACCCGCCGGGCTGGCAAGCTCGCCACACGCCGGGGTTCGCCGATCGATGCGCTGCGGGAACGCATCTACGCCGGATGTGTGGAGGCCGCCGAGCGTCCGGCGGGGATCTTCCGGTTGGCGGCGCCGACCGGGGCGGGTAAGACGTTCGCGTCGGCCGGGTTCGCGTTGCGGCACGGGCACCGGCACGGCAAGCGACGGGTCATCGTCGCGGTGCCGTTTTTGACGATCACCGAGCAGAACGCCCTGCAGTACCGCGAGCTGCTCGACGACGAGCGGGACGCCGATCCGGTGGTGTTGGAGCATCACAGCGGCGTCGACTTCGACGCAGGCGGAGCGCGGCGGTGGGCGCGGCTGGCGGCGGAGAACTGGGATGCGCCGTTCATCGTGACCACGTTCGTGCGCCTGTTCGAGTCGTTGTATGCGCGTAAGCCCGCCGCGGTGCGCCGGCTGCACCGCCTGGCCGACTCGGTGATCGTGCTCGATGAGGTGCAGGCGCTGCCGCCGGCGATGCTGATGCCGATCCTGGACGGGCTGCGCCTGTTGGTGCAGCACTTCGGCGTGACGGTGTTGTTGTGCTCGGCCACGCAGCCGGACTTCTGGGCGTTGAGCCCGTTCGCGCACCTGGAGGCCACCGACCTGATCACCGACCTGCCAGCGGTGGCCAGCCGGCTGCGTCGGGTCTCGTTCGAGTGGCAGCTCGACCCGTCGCCGACGCTGGCCGGCATCGCAGCCCAGGCCGCCGCGCTGGGCTGCGCGATGGTGGTGGTCAACACCACCGCCGACGCGCAGACCGTCTTCGCGCAGTGGCGCCACACCGGCGACGAGTGTGACACCGCGCAAAGGGTGGCGTGGCATCTGTCCACCCGGATGTGCCCCGATCATCGTCGTCGGGTGCTGGCCGAGGTGCGACGACGGCTGGACGCGGGCCTGCCGGTGCTGCTGGTGTCCACTCAACTGATTGAGGCCGGCGTCGACATTGACTTTCCGGTGGTGTTCCGGGCGCTGGCACCGGCGGACTCGTTGCTCCAGGCCGCCGGCCGGGCCAATCGCGAAGGCCGGCTTGCCGGGTTGGGCCGGGTGGTCATCTTCGCCGCGTCGGATGCCCGTCAGCCGCCGTCGTACCGGGCCGCGGTCGGGGCCACGCTGCTGCATTTCGGGCCGGGCCGAGATCCCGACGACGTCACGGCGTTGCCGGCCTACTACCGGTCGCTGTACGACGCGTTGAACCTGGCCGACCCCGGCCACGTCGGGCAGCGCATCCAGCAGGCCCGCACCCGATGGGCGTTCGAGACCGTGGCCAGCGGCCCGGTGATCGACGCGACCAGCGGCGTCCGGGACCAGACTCAGGCGTTTCGGATGATCGACGATGACAGCCTCGCCGTGATCACCCCGCAGGCCGCCGACCCCGATGAGCGTCAAGAGGTCGACGACGCCCTGACCCGGCTGCGGGATGCACCGGTACCGGCGATGGGCGACGTGCGCCGGTTGCAGCCGTACACCACCACCCTGAACCGCAGCGTCCTGCGCGCCCGCCCGCATGTGCAGGCGCTGCTGCGCCCGGTGCTCGGCACGCCGGGCACGGCTGGCGCGCTGGTCGAGTGGTGCGGCGACTACGACGACGCGACCGGTATCACCATCGACACCGCAGTGGAAGGACTGGTGCTGTGACCGACCCCCATGCACTCGTTTTGCCTCGTAACCGAGCTGGTGAGCCGCCGGTGGCGGTGCAGGTCCGCGGCGACGCGGCGCTGTTCTCGCGCCCGGAGCTGAAGGTCGAACGGGTCACCTATCCGGTGATGACGCCCTCGGCGGCGGTGGGGGTGCTGGAGGCCATCTTCTGGAAACCCGAGATGCGCTACCGCATCGTCGCGATCGAGGTGCTCAACCCGATCCGGCAGTTCACCATCCGCCGGAACGAGACCAGCGACGTGCCTGCGCTGGCTGATGCGATCAAGGGCGGTCGGCGGGTGGACACCGTGGCCCACCGCGACCAGCGCAACGCGGTCTGCCTGCGCGACGTGGCGTACCGCATCCACGCGCACATCGAGACCCGCGCGCATGCCGACAAGCCCGCCGCCGCCTACCGCGACCAGCTGCGCCGCCGGGTCCGCCGCGGCGCCTGCTTCCAGCAGCCCTATCTAGGTACCCGTGAGTTCAGCGCCGACTTCTGCTGGCCCGACGACACCCCGCGCCAGTACACGCTGAGCGAAGACCTGGGCATCATGCTGCACTCCATTGAGCGCGACCCGCGCGGCGTGGTGAGCATGCAGTGGTTCGCCGCCCGCCTGGATGTCGGTGTGCTGCATGTACCGGAACACGGCCTCACCTTGGACCTGCCGGGTGGGGGACGCTGATGCTGCTGCAACGCCTGGTCGAGTTCGCCGATGCCAGCGGCGAGGTTGTCCCGCCGTTCTACGCGCGGAAGGCGGTGCGATGGCTGCTCGACCTGCACCCCGACGGCACTGTTGCCGGCCCGCTGACCGACACCGCCGACCCGAGCGACCGCGCCCGGAAGTACGGGGTAGCGCGGCTGGTGCCGTCGGTCACCCGCACCGTCGGTATCGCGCCGGCGTTGGCCGTGGATAACCCGGAGTACGTGCTCGGCTGGATCGGTGAGGGCAGCAACCCGGAGCGGGCGCCGAAGCAGCACGCCGCGTTCAAGGAACTGATCTACGCCTGGGACAAGCATGTCGGCGACCCGCGCGGCCCGGCGCATGCGATCGCCGAGTTCTACCGCCACCAGCGCGACGCGAGTGTGGACCAGCCGCCCGGGTGGGGGCGCGGCGACCTGGTCGCGTTCCGCGTTGCCGGCACCGTGGCCTGCACCAGCGAGGCGGCGATCGGCTACTGGGCTACGGTCGCCGCAGCCCGCAAGGGCTCCGGAGCGGTCGGGTTGTGCCTGGTCTGCGCCCGGGTGCAGCCGCTGCTCAAGACGATCCCGCAGCAGATCCCCAGCCGGTGGCTGCCCGGGACGTTGAAGAACGCGTCGCTGGTCAGCGTCAACGAAGCCGTACACGGCTATGAACTGAAGAAGTCACTGGTACACACCCCGATCTGCACCGGCTGCGCGTTGAAGTTCACCTCCGCGCTGACCACTCTGCTGTCCGACCCCAACCACAGCGTGGCCTACTCCGGGCAGAACACCCGCCTGGCGTGGTGGATCGTCGGCGGCGCCGACTACGACCCGATGGGCGCTCTCGAGCAACCTAACGACGCCGACGTGCCGCAGCTGCTCGCCGCCGTGCGCGGCGGCTCGCACACCGAGCTCGACGATACCTCGGCGTTCTGCACCGTGACCGTCGCCGGTAACTCCGCCCGCGTCGTCGTCCGTGGCTGGGTCCAGATGCCCCTACCGCAGCTCAAAGCCAACATCGCCGCGTGGCTGACCGACCTGGAAATGGTCGACGCGTTCACCGGCGCACCCACCCGGATTCCGTTGGGCCATCTGACCCGCGTCAGCGGACGGTGGGACACCCGCAAAAGCGTCTGGAAAGAGTTCGGTGCCTCTGGTGAGGACCGCCCCCACGGCGCGCACCGCGCCCTGCTGGCCGCCGCCCTGCTCGGCCGGCCCCTGCCACCACACCTGCTCACCCACGTGATCCACCGCATCCGCGCCGACAGGCGCGTCGACACCGCCCGCGCCGCGCTGATCCGGCTGATCCTGCGCCGCCACCCGCGTATCCCCGCTCCCGACCGGAAGGCCCTCATGGCGACCCTGAACCCCGACCACCCGTCACCGGCCTACCTCGCCGGCCGGATCTTCGCCGTCCTGGAAGACCTACAACTGGCCAACGCCCGCGCCTACAACCAGAGCATCAACACCACCTTCGCCGACCGCTACTTCTCCCGCGCCATCACCAGCCCGCTCAGCGCCCTGGTCGCCGGACGCCGCGACGCCCGCGCCTGGCTCAAACGCCTACGCCGCGTGCGGCCAAAGTCCGCGTACTTCTACGAACAGCGCCTCGACGAACTGTTCAACCAGATCGCCGACGCCGGCGGAATCCCCGCCGCCGTCGTCGTCGTCGAGCAAGCCGCATTCATCCTCGGCTACCACCAGCAACGCGCCGCCACCACGGTGGAACGTCAGCAGGCCAAAGCCGCCAGCGGCGCCATCGACCCTGACCTCGATGTCGACAGCGACGACACCGCCCTCGACATCGACAGCAGCACCGACGCCGACACTGAAGGAGTCCCGGCATGAGCGCCGCCCACCTCGACCCCACCCGCCGCCACGACGCCGTGCTGCTGTTCGACGTCACCGACGGCAACCCCAACGGCGACCCCGACGGCGGCAACCAGCCCCGCACCGACGACGAAACCGGCCAGGGCCTGGTCACCGACGTCGCCCTCAAACGCAAAATCCGCGACACCGTGGCCCTGCTGCGCGGCGACGACCCCCGCTACGGCATCTTCGTCGAAGCCGGCCACGCCCTGAACACCCGCATCGAGCAAGCCCTCAAAGCCAACCCCGGCAACCCCGACAACGCCCAACAATGGCTGTGCCAGCACTACTTCGACATCCGCATGTTCGGCGGAGTACTCAGCACCGGCACCACCAAAGGCGGCGCCGGCAAAGTCCGCGGCCCAATGCAACTCACCTTTGCCCGCAGCCTCGACGCGATCCTGCCCACCGACCACGCCATCACCCGCGTCACCCCCACCCGTCCCGAAGACCTCGCCGCCGGCAAGGTCACCGAGATGGGCTCCAAATGGACCGTGCCCTACGGGCTGTACCGCGCCCACGCCTTCTTCTCCGCCCCCCGCGCTACAAAAACCGGCGTCACCAGCGACGACATGGCCACCCTCTGGCAAGCCCTCACCGTCATGTTCGACCACGACCGCGCCGCATCACGCGGCGAAATGAAACTCTGCGGCCTGTACATCTTCAACCACCCCGACCCCCTTGGCGTCGCCCCCGCCGCGACCCTCACCAGCCGGATCACGCTGTACCGCGCCAACCCCGACAAAGCACCACGCCAACACACCGACTACACCCGCAGCATCGACACCACCGACCTGCCTACCGGCGTCGAATTCACCCCACTGGTCGACCTCTGGCCATGATGGCTCCACACGCAGGCGCCCGGCCGTCAGGTGGGGCGAGGATCGCAACGGCAACGCGTACCGCCCAGGCGAACCAAAATGACATGGGGTTGCGCCCGACCATCAGGTCCGGGCGAGGATCGCAACTGCGTCGCCTGCTCCGCGGCCGCCGTACCCGTCGTCAGACTGGGCGGGGCGACCTGGCTGGGCAAGGATCGCACTTCCTCTACACCCAAACTTGGTGTGCGTCCTCGAGCAGCTGCGCCCGGCTTTCAGGCCGGGCGAGTATCGCAACGAGGTATGAGGAAACGCCATGCCCCTACTGCAGGAGCTGCGCCCGGCCACCAAGCCGGACGAGGATCGCAACTGGGGCATCCCGTTGGCCCCGTACACGGCCCTGCATGGCTGCGTCCGGCCACCAGGCCGGGCGAGGATCGCAACTTTCGATCGAGATCACTGTTAGGGGGATCCCGCACGCTGCGCCCGACCATTAAGCCGGGCGAGGATCGCAACCTCCGCGGCTATGAGCAGCCCGCCCTGTACGAGAAGGCTGCGCCCGGCTACCAGGCGCCGGGCGAGGATCGCAACTTCGGCCCCGATGGTGTGTTCGAGCTGTGAGCGAGCACTGTGCCTGGCTCGCCAGCCGGGCGAGGATCGCAACTCGGCTTGTTGACCAGCCCGGCCGCTGCGCCCGGCCGTCAGGCCGGACGAGGATCGCAACATCTGGTGGCACGCCACCGGCAAGGCCACCGGCAGGCTGCGCCCGACCATTAAGCCGGGCGAGGATCGCAACTACCAGCGCCCGCTGACGCTGCGCGACATCGTCGGGCTGCGCCCGACCACCAGGCCGGGCGAGGATCGCAACGACAAGCAAGTGTCCGCGGTCAAGGCCGCTACACACCTGCGCCCGGCCACCAGCCCGGCCGAGGATCGCAACTTCGAGGAACCGCTGGCGAAGACGGGCGCCACCGGGCGGGCTGCGCCGGCCACCAGGCCGGACGAGGATCGCAACAGCCAGGCGTTAGCAGGTTTGCTGTGCTGAGTCCGCGCGGCTGCGCCCGGCCACCAGGCCGGGCGAGGATCGCAACCAGATCAACATTTCCTGGATCCACCCCCGCGTGACGCTGCGCCCAGCCACCAGGCTCGGCGAGGATCGCAACGGCTCCGTCGAGCCGACCCGCTCCGACACCACGCTCGAGCTGCGCCTGGCCGTCAGGCCGGCCAGGATCGCAACATCTGGCCGTGCCCTCACTGCGGCGGCCGCTCGCCGCGCTGCGCCCGGCCACAAGGCCGGGCGAGGATCGCAACACGTTCAAGGTGTTGCTCCCGCATCAGAGGTACGTGCTGCGCCCGGCCACCGGGGCGGCAAGGATCGCAACGCGCAGTGCTGCCGGTAGCGTTCGCCCCCATGCCTCGGTTGCGCCCGGTCACCAGGCCGAGTGTCCGAAAATCGACCGTTTCCCGGACAAGATCAAGAACTGGCTCAGGCGGCGATCAGGGCCGTCTGTGTGATCTTCGACGGTATGTGGCGGCGAACTTTCGGGGGTTCGTGGCGTGACCACAGGGCGTGCGACTGGACGTTGAGATCGTTGTCATAGCGCCCTCCGTGCTGTGCGGGCACGGTGATGTGATGACGACAGCTCAGTGGTATCAGGCGTTTGCGGTTCGTGAGGCGCGGGGCCAGTCGCCGACGTACGAGGCGCTGGCCTTGGCGGTTGGTGCAGACCAGCAGGTGTTGGGACTCCTGGATGGGTTGCCGGAGGAGAAGCGGCAGCCGAACCTGCTCCTTGCCGCGGCTCAGTACCTTGGTGCGCCGCTCGGCGCTCCGGATGACTTCCTGGACTGGGTCCTGCAGAACTGGTCGGCGTTGTCCGCCACCATGCTCCAGCGGCGGACGCAGACGAACGAGCCGGCCCGATGTGCCACCCTGCTGCCGGTCCTGGCGCGACTGCGGCAGCCCCTCGCGCTGTTGGAAGTCGGTGCTTCCGCCGGGTTGTGCCTGTATCCCGATGCCTACCAGTACCGCTACGGTCAGGACCAGCAGGTGCTCGGCCCTGCGGTCAGCCCGGTACGGCTGACCTGCGCAGTCAGCGATAACGTTCCACGGCCGGTATCGATGCCCACGGTGGCGTGGCGCGCTGGCCTGGACCTCAATCCGCTCGACGTCAACGATGACGATGATGTGCGGTGGCTCGATGCGCTGATTTGGCCGGAGCAGCAGCAACGGCGCGAGCGGCTGCAAGCCGCGGTTGACATCGCCCGCGCGGATCCGCCGCGCATGGTCAAAGGGGATCTGCTCGCCGACCTGCCGGCGCTGGCCGCCCAGGCGCCGGCCGATGCCACGCTGGTCATCTTCCACAGCGCGGTACTGACCTATGTTCCGCCGGACACCCGTAGTGCCTTCATCAACCTAGTCCGTGGTCTGCCCGGGCACTGGATCTCGAACGAAGGCGTGGGCGTTCTGCCCGAACTGGCGGCAACCATGGAGGTCGATCCCGCAGGCCCGGCAAGGTTCCTGCTTGCGGTTGACGGCCAAGGCGTTGCTTTCACCGGTCCCCACGGCCAAGAGATCCAGTGGCTGGCTCACCACGAGTCCTCCGCGTGACACTGCCTGAGCGGATGGCGGTCGTTCCTCTTCGAGCTCAAGCCGCCGGTTCGACGGCGGTCAGATAGCGGTGCAACGAGGTCTTCGGGATGCCGGTCTTGGCCGCGATCGCGCCGAGGCTGGCGCCCTGTGCTTTGAGCAGTCGGGCGTACTCGATGCGGTCGGCGGGGTGAGCGACGGGGCGGCCGACGTGCCGGCCTTTGGCCTCAGCGACGGCGCGGGCGTTGGCGGCGCGTTCGGCGGTGAAGGTGCGTTCCATCTCGGCAAACAGGGCGAGCAGCAGGAACGCAATGCGGCCCATGCCCTCGTCGGCGGTGTTGATCGGCAGCGGGTCGGCCAGTGAGCGCACGCCGACACCCCGCTCGGCGAGGTCGTGCACGAGGTTGAGCACCTCACGCAGGTTGCGGCCCAACCGGTCGAGCGTGTGCACGACGATCGTGTCGCCGGCGCGGGCGTACTTGAGCAACGCGGCCAGGCCCTCGCGGTCGACGGTGGCGCCGGTGCGCTTGTCGGTGAAGATCCGCTCGCCACCGATACCGGCGGCGGTAAGCGCTTCGAGTTGGCGCTCGAGGCTCTGCTTGGTGGTGGAGACGCGGGCGTAGCCGAGGTCGAGCCCGGCCGGCGGGTGCGGTGCGGCGGCTGTCACCACGCCATCGTACCGGAACTCGTTTCCGTACTATCGTTTCGGAACGCTATTTGTGGAACGACTTTTGGAACGGCTGGCGGCCGGTTTCCGGCGTGCGGTCACGCCGCCGGAATTGCCGTTCCACTTCCTTGGATATGGAACACCTCCGCGTGTCCGTCCGGCACATCGACCGATGTGGACATAACCTACGGCGGTGCGCGGCTCGCACCTTCCGTCGGCGCTGGCCGGTCTGGCCGAGCTGCCGGAGGCCGCGCGGGCACAGGCGCTGCACCGGTGGCGGGTGCTGCGCCCGCACCTGCACGACGGGGTACCGCTGCCACGGGCGGCCGGCGAGGCGGGGGTGGCATTGCGCACCGCGCAGCGGTGGCTGACCCGCTACCGCGCCGACGGCCTCGCGGGGCTCGCCCGCCGGGCGCGCGCCGACCGTGGCACCCGGCGGCTGCCCGAGCAGCTGCGGCTGCTGATCGAGGGCCTGGCGCTGCGCCCGCCCGGGCCGTCAGCGGCGCACGTACACCGGATTGTCGTCGACGTCGCCAAGCACGAGGGCTGGCCGGTGCCGTCCTACGCCACGGTGTACACGATCGTGCGCGGCATCGACCCGGCGATGCGAACCCTGGCTCTGGACGGAGACAAGCGCTACCGGGAGGTGTTCGACTTGATCCACCGCCGGGAAGCAGACCGGCCGAACGAGGTCTGGCAGGCCGACCACACCCAGCTCGACCTGTGGGTGATCGCCCCGTCGGGCAAGCCGGCCCGGCCGTGGCTGACCGTCATCGAAGACGACCACTCCCGCGCGATCGCCGGGTACGCGGTCAACCTCGGCGCCCCGTCGGCGATCCAGACCGCCCTCGCCCTGCGGCAGGCGATCTGGCGCAAGAGCGAACCCGGCTGGCACGTCTGCGGAATCCCCGACACCTTCTACACCGACCACGGCTCGGACTTCACCTCCCAGCACATGGAGCAGGTCGCCGCCGACCTGAAGATCCGCCTGGTGTTCTCCCAACCGGGCAAGCCCCGCGGCCGCGGCAAGATCGAGCGGTACTTCTCCACGATCAACCAGATGTGCCTGCCCACCCTGCCCGGCTACGCCCCACGCGGCACCAAGGACCGGGCCGGACAGGCGAAGCTCTCCCTCGCCGAGCTCGACGCGGCGATCGGCCGGTTCATCGTCGCGGAATACAACCAGCGCCCGCACAGCGAGACCGGCCAGCCGCCGCAGGCCCGTTGGGACGCCGCCGGATTCCTACCGCACCTGCCTGACAGCGTGGAACAGCTCGACCTGCTGCTACTCACCATCGCCAAGCCGCGCAAGGTCCACCCCGACGGCATCCACCTGTTCGGGCTGCGCTACCTCGACACCAGCGTGCTCGGCGAGTACGTCGGCGAGGCGGTCACCATCCGATACGACCCGCGCGACGTCGCCGAGATCCGCGTCTTCCACGACGAGAAGTTCCTGTGCCGGGCCATCTGCCCCGAGCTGGCCGCGCAGAACATCGGCATCAAGGAGATCTCCGCCGCCCGCAACGCCCGCCGCCGTGGCCTGACCCACGGACTGACCGAACGCGCCAGCGTGGTGGACCGGCTCCTGGCCGTGCACCAGCCACCCGAGCCCGTACCCGCGGCACCGCAGGGCGAGCCGGCCCGGCCGACCGCACCGGCGCTGAAGCTCTACCGGGAGGACTGAGCAATGGCCGACCCCGAGGTCGAAGACACCCCCGAGCAGTGGGCGGCCAAGGAGGCCGCCATCGCGACGCTGCCCACCCTGACCGAGCAGCCCGAACCGCCGCCCGCCGAGGCGCCGTTCGTCATCACCAAGGAGTACCGGCGCTTCGCCGAGTTCGCCGACGCCGTACGCCGCGAGCGCTACATCGGGCTGTGCTACGGCCCGCCCGGGGTCGGCAAGACCCTGTCCGCGCGGCGGTACGCCCGCTGGGACCTGGTCGAGCACGCCGTGCAGACCTTCAAGTTCTTCGAGACCGAGAGCATCCCGCGCGAAATCCTCGACACCCGCAGCGCCGTCTACACCCCGAAGGTCCACAACAGCCCCAGCCGGCTGGAGAAGGAGCTGGCCTTCGTCCAGGATCGGGTCTCCTGGATGGTCCAGACACTCGAGCACCCCGAGCACGACCCGCCGGCGCTGTCGCGCCACCAGGGCCGCTTCGCCGAGCTGCTGCTCGTCGACGAGGCCGACCGGCTCAAGACACCCACCCTGGAACAGCTGCGTGACCGGCACGACCGCACCGGTGTCGGGCTCATCCTCATCGGCATGCCCGGCATCGAGAAACGCCTGGCCCGCTACCCGCAGCTCTACAGCCGCGTCGGGTTCGTGCACCACTTCCGGGTGCTCTCCGCCGAGGAACAGGCGTTCGTCCTGGCCCGGCACTGGCCCGAACTCGGCCTGCACGACCCGCAGGACTTCACCACCGCCGAGGCCCTCGCCACGATCATCCGCATCACCAGCGGCAACTTCCGGCTCACCGCCCGCCTCGTCGCCCAGATCAAGCGCGTCCTGGACATCAACCACCTGACGGTGGTCACCAAGGAAGTCGTCGAGGCCGCCCGCGAGTCCCTGGTCATCGGCGTGCTGTGACCGTCATCGGCTACGCCCGCACCCGACCAGTCGACGACATCACTGCGGTCCGCGCCGAGCTGACCGCCGCCGGCTGCACCGCGATCTACTGCGACGAGCAGGTCTCCATCCGCGCCCACCAGCCCCAGCTCGACCGCGCGCTTGCTGCCGTCCCGGCCGGCGGCACCCTCATCGTCTGCCGGCTCATCCACATCGGTCGCTCCCTGGACTACCTTGCCGACTTGCTCATCCAACTCGACCACCGCGGCGTGCGGTTCCGTGCCCTGCGCGAACAGCTCGACACCGCCGAGCACGGAGAACTGCTCCGCCAGGTCACCCACGGCCTGATCGAAACCCAGAAGGCATGGCGCTCCGAGGCCACCCGAGAAGGACTCGCCGAGGCCGTCGCCGCCGGCCGCAAGCTCGGCCGGCGACCAGGACCGCCTCCGCTGACCCAGGAGCAAGACGAACTGGCGCAACACCTGCGGGCCACCGGCGTGCCCGTCACCGAGATCGCCGACCTGATCGGCGTCTCCCGCAGCAAGCTGTACTGCGTCCAACCGCCCGAAGCAGCAACGCCAACTACCGGCGAAGATTCAGCGCCGTAGACCTTTGAAGGTCACAGCCGTCTGAAAAACCCGTCCGAAAATGCCATGTGTCCAACAAGGCGATCACGGGTTTCTCGGACACAATGGACGGGTGAGCGACTTCGACCCCCGGCGCGTGCATCTGCCGGCCGGCTTCCTGCCCGCCGGTCGACGGAGCCGCGCCGTCTGCACCTGCGGTCACCCCACCACGCCCCGCGCCGACGAGGCCCGCGCGCTCACCGCGCTGCTCACCGAGCACGGCAGCACCCGGCCGGTCTGCTCGCTGTGCGG comes from Couchioplanes caeruleus and encodes:
- the cas3 gene encoding CRISPR-associated helicase Cas3' codes for the protein MSSGTPLWAHSPALGGGWHSLDAHLRAVADLAGNFAAPFGGQQVAYWLGRLHDVGKASCTWQAGLARAAVTGGRVGTDHKALGTRVAHERGLGGFAVGIWGHHSGLVDMQDLGPALKSRVTDGAAEVASAEQVLDGLVADLPADLRAAVPPVWREDRLVGEMAVRLCFSALVDADFLDTAAHFAGLPAPRVRPEADLGVLYERFTTRRAGKLATRRGSPIDALRERIYAGCVEAAERPAGIFRLAAPTGAGKTFASAGFALRHGHRHGKRRVIVAVPFLTITEQNALQYRELLDDERDADPVVLEHHSGVDFDAGGARRWARLAAENWDAPFIVTTFVRLFESLYARKPAAVRRLHRLADSVIVLDEVQALPPAMLMPILDGLRLLVQHFGVTVLLCSATQPDFWALSPFAHLEATDLITDLPAVASRLRRVSFEWQLDPSPTLAGIAAQAAALGCAMVVVNTTADAQTVFAQWRHTGDECDTAQRVAWHLSTRMCPDHRRRVLAEVRRRLDAGLPVLLVSTQLIEAGVDIDFPVVFRALAPADSLLQAAGRANREGRLAGLGRVVIFAASDARQPPSYRAAVGATLLHFGPGRDPDDVTALPAYYRSLYDALNLADPGHVGQRIQQARTRWAFETVASGPVIDATSGVRDQTQAFRMIDDDSLAVITPQAADPDERQEVDDALTRLRDAPVPAMGDVRRLQPYTTTLNRSVLRARPHVQALLRPVLGTPGTAGALVEWCGDYDDATGITIDTAVEGLVL
- the cas5c gene encoding type I-C CRISPR-associated protein Cas5c; the encoded protein is MAVQVRGDAALFSRPELKVERVTYPVMTPSAAVGVLEAIFWKPEMRYRIVAIEVLNPIRQFTIRRNETSDVPALADAIKGGRRVDTVAHRDQRNAVCLRDVAYRIHAHIETRAHADKPAAAYRDQLRRRVRRGACFQQPYLGTREFSADFCWPDDTPRQYTLSEDLGIMLHSIERDPRGVVSMQWFAARLDVGVLHVPEHGLTLDLPGGGR
- the cas8c gene encoding type I-C CRISPR-associated protein Cas8c/Csd1, translating into MLLQRLVEFADASGEVVPPFYARKAVRWLLDLHPDGTVAGPLTDTADPSDRARKYGVARLVPSVTRTVGIAPALAVDNPEYVLGWIGEGSNPERAPKQHAAFKELIYAWDKHVGDPRGPAHAIAEFYRHQRDASVDQPPGWGRGDLVAFRVAGTVACTSEAAIGYWATVAAARKGSGAVGLCLVCARVQPLLKTIPQQIPSRWLPGTLKNASLVSVNEAVHGYELKKSLVHTPICTGCALKFTSALTTLLSDPNHSVAYSGQNTRLAWWIVGGADYDPMGALEQPNDADVPQLLAAVRGGSHTELDDTSAFCTVTVAGNSARVVVRGWVQMPLPQLKANIAAWLTDLEMVDAFTGAPTRIPLGHLTRVSGRWDTRKSVWKEFGASGEDRPHGAHRALLAAALLGRPLPPHLLTHVIHRIRADRRVDTARAALIRLILRRHPRIPAPDRKALMATLNPDHPSPAYLAGRIFAVLEDLQLANARAYNQSINTTFADRYFSRAITSPLSALVAGRRDARAWLKRLRRVRPKSAYFYEQRLDELFNQIADAGGIPAAVVVVEQAAFILGYHQQRAATTVERQQAKAASGAIDPDLDVDSDDTALDIDSSTDADTEGVPA
- the cas7c gene encoding type I-C CRISPR-associated protein Cas7/Csd2; protein product: MSAAHLDPTRRHDAVLLFDVTDGNPNGDPDGGNQPRTDDETGQGLVTDVALKRKIRDTVALLRGDDPRYGIFVEAGHALNTRIEQALKANPGNPDNAQQWLCQHYFDIRMFGGVLSTGTTKGGAGKVRGPMQLTFARSLDAILPTDHAITRVTPTRPEDLAAGKVTEMGSKWTVPYGLYRAHAFFSAPRATKTGVTSDDMATLWQALTVMFDHDRAASRGEMKLCGLYIFNHPDPLGVAPAATLTSRITLYRANPDKAPRQHTDYTRSIDTTDLPTGVEFTPLVDLWP
- a CDS encoding DUF2332 domain-containing protein produces the protein MTTAQWYQAFAVREARGQSPTYEALALAVGADQQVLGLLDGLPEEKRQPNLLLAAAQYLGAPLGAPDDFLDWVLQNWSALSATMLQRRTQTNEPARCATLLPVLARLRQPLALLEVGASAGLCLYPDAYQYRYGQDQQVLGPAVSPVRLTCAVSDNVPRPVSMPTVAWRAGLDLNPLDVNDDDDVRWLDALIWPEQQQRRERLQAAVDIARADPPRMVKGDLLADLPALAAQAPADATLVIFHSAVLTYVPPDTRSAFINLVRGLPGHWISNEGVGVLPELAATMEVDPAGPARFLLAVDGQGVAFTGPHGQEIQWLAHHESSA
- a CDS encoding recombinase family protein, with protein sequence MTAAAPHPPAGLDLGYARVSTTKQSLERQLEALTAAGIGGERIFTDKRTGATVDREGLAALLKYARAGDTIVVHTLDRLGRNLREVLNLVHDLAERGVGVRSLADPLPINTADEGMGRIAFLLLALFAEMERTFTAERAANARAVAEAKGRHVGRPVAHPADRIEYARLLKAQGASLGAIAAKTGIPKTSLHRYLTAVEPAA
- a CDS encoding Mu transposase C-terminal domain-containing protein; translated protein: MRGSHLPSALAGLAELPEAARAQALHRWRVLRPHLHDGVPLPRAAGEAGVALRTAQRWLTRYRADGLAGLARRARADRGTRRLPEQLRLLIEGLALRPPGPSAAHVHRIVVDVAKHEGWPVPSYATVYTIVRGIDPAMRTLALDGDKRYREVFDLIHRREADRPNEVWQADHTQLDLWVIAPSGKPARPWLTVIEDDHSRAIAGYAVNLGAPSAIQTALALRQAIWRKSEPGWHVCGIPDTFYTDHGSDFTSQHMEQVAADLKIRLVFSQPGKPRGRGKIERYFSTINQMCLPTLPGYAPRGTKDRAGQAKLSLAELDAAIGRFIVAEYNQRPHSETGQPPQARWDAAGFLPHLPDSVEQLDLLLLTIAKPRKVHPDGIHLFGLRYLDTSVLGEYVGEAVTIRYDPRDVAEIRVFHDEKFLCRAICPELAAQNIGIKEISAARNARRRGLTHGLTERASVVDRLLAVHQPPEPVPAAPQGEPARPTAPALKLYRED
- a CDS encoding AAA family ATPase — translated: MADPEVEDTPEQWAAKEAAIATLPTLTEQPEPPPAEAPFVITKEYRRFAEFADAVRRERYIGLCYGPPGVGKTLSARRYARWDLVEHAVQTFKFFETESIPREILDTRSAVYTPKVHNSPSRLEKELAFVQDRVSWMVQTLEHPEHDPPALSRHQGRFAELLLVDEADRLKTPTLEQLRDRHDRTGVGLILIGMPGIEKRLARYPQLYSRVGFVHHFRVLSAEEQAFVLARHWPELGLHDPQDFTTAEALATIIRITSGNFRLTARLVAQIKRVLDINHLTVVTKEVVEAARESLVIGVL
- a CDS encoding recombinase family protein → MTVIGYARTRPVDDITAVRAELTAAGCTAIYCDEQVSIRAHQPQLDRALAAVPAGGTLIVCRLIHIGRSLDYLADLLIQLDHRGVRFRALREQLDTAEHGELLRQVTHGLIETQKAWRSEATREGLAEAVAAGRKLGRRPGPPPLTQEQDELAQHLRATGVPVTEIADLIGVSRSKLYCVQPPEAATPTTGEDSAP